In Pleurodeles waltl isolate 20211129_DDA chromosome 5, aPleWal1.hap1.20221129, whole genome shotgun sequence, the DNA window ATGCAGGTGCACTCAATTAATCCACCGACTTCCGGGGCACACCATTTGCCGAGGTCTCCGGGCCGGGGCTCCTCGGTGCCGCGCTGCCTGCCGGGATACTAACGGAAGCCACAACTGATTTATGAATACCTTGGATAATATGTTCCAGAAGCCGATAGGCCCTAATTGAAAGGTAGTGCGATATAGGTAAGGATGTTTACACTTAAATAAACCCAGACGCACTACTTTTAAGGGGCATCACATTTGAGCCTACCTAGTTTAAAacattaggggggtggccctgccctggctcttcctggcaatgacgggcaaggacgggcccgcccttggcccgggcttcgcctgggCGCCGCCCGCGCGTGTCCCGGGCAGCGGGAGCGcgttaatgtttttaaagggctccttgccctagcgtgtggcggctggcccctcctcctgcttcacagagcgctacccgcggcagcgggagcgcgttaatgtttttaaagggctccttgccctagcgtgtggcggctggcccctcctcctgcttcacagagcgctacccgcggcagcgggagcgcgttaatgtttttaaagggctccctgCCCtagcgtgtggcggctggcccctcctcctgcttcacagagcgcttcccgcggcagcgggagcgcgttaATGTTTTtaaaagggctccttgccctagcgtgtggcggctggcccctcctcctgcttcacagagcgctacccgcggcagcgggagcgcgttaatgtttttaaagggctccttgccctagcgtgtggcggctggcccctcctcctgcttcacagagcgctacccgcggcagcgggagcgcgttaatgtttttaaagggctccttgccctagcgtgtggcggctggcccctcctcctgcttcacagaGCGCTACCCCATCTCAAGCTATTTTGTAGAGAGGTCTAAGTATAGCATTTAGACTTTCCCCGTTAAGGTGCAAGCAATGGCCTTCCATGAAATGGTAGCCTAGTAGCCCCTCTCCAGGCTTATATGACCCAATTAGAATAAGTGCATACTCTCTGCTCTTGAATAAATCACTTGTTGCAAGTGCATACTTATCTTAGAGCCCTTAGCATGCTACAGTTTTAATGCCCCAAGTCCCCCATGGCGGATGTATATATTTGCATTTTTCTCCTTTATCACAAGTCTTGCCTTTGTTGCGTGTCCCTTCGAATCTATCCACTTCCTTCGAACATAAGTCACAGACCAATGTAAGATTACTCAGTGAAATATGTGTCTGTGTAAAAGTTTCTGGAGAGCCACCTTAACATCCTTGTTTCTTAAACTATAAATCATGGGGTTGAGCATTGGGGGTGTGACTGtgtaaaacaaagagaaaactttCTCCTGATTTCCAGAGTCTCTAGACACAGGTTTCATGTACAAAAAGATGGCGGTGGTGTAGAACATGGTGACAACGATCAGATGGGAGGCACAGGTGGAGAACGCTTTACATCGACCTTCTGCAGAGCGGATCCCCATGATGGTGGAGACAATCTGTATGTAGGTAAAGAGAATGATAAGGCTAGGGATCAAGAGCACAACTATCCCAACGGAAAAGATCACCATTTCTGCAATAAAagtgtctacacaaacaatctttAGGAAAGCTGTGGCTTCACAAAAGTAGTGGTTAATCACACTGGCCCCACATAAAGGCAACCGTATTGTAAAAAATGTATCCAGCAGCCCCGTCAGGCTGCCACACAGCCAGCAACAGACTCCCAAGGTGATACAAACAGATCTGCTCATGATAACTGTGTAGCGTAATGGAAATGTGATGGCCACGTAACGGTCGTATGCCATGACTGCAAGGAGCACACATTCCGTACCTGCCATGAGAATGTATGTGTACATCTGAGTAGCACATGCAGAAAAATCAATTTTCCTCCCCACAAGCAGAAGTTGGACCAACATGTTAGGGACTGTCACTGATGAGTAGCAGATGTCTACGAAGGAGAGGTTGACCAAGAAGAAGTACATTGGAGTGTGAAGGCGAGCATCACAAGTACATACTGTGATCAGGATTGCATTTCCAATGATCGTGATCaaatatattatgaaaaataacacaaagagAACAATTTGCACATTGGGATCTTCAGATAGtcccaaaagcaaaaaatctgttGCTGCGCTTCTGTTCCTCGTCGCCATTGAGTTACCTCCTTTTTTGCCtgttggaagaaaaggaaaagcaaaGGGTAAGTACACAGCATATTGAGGTGGAATGTGACATTATCCTGAAATGATCCTAAATTGTGAAGCACTGGAAGACCCTTCACTAGCTGACTGAGTTGAAAGGTAGTAAATACCCATGTGTGGTCACCATGGAAATAATCCAATGCTTTGTCCTTTCTGTTGACAAATTAAGCCTTTAAACCCACAACCACTCAGCAAGTATGGTAGATGAGCGCTATGTGATTTGTTTCCAAAGTTCACTGGATCTAATTGCCATTCTTTACTAGATTTATCTCATGAACAGAACAGATGCTCGCAATGGTTCAAAATGACTAAGTAGTCTTTGCTGGAAGTTTTCATGGAACATTCATTTGGAGATGCAATATTTCTGTTTTTCAGCCTTGAATACATACACTTACTTGTGTAGTCATTATATAGCTTACAATATCTATGATCAAAAAGCACTGGCCAGATAGAAAAGGCTTTGAATTGGGcccgaaaaaaacattttttgcatacTAAACCCACAATAATTGTGCTTTTTCTAAGGAGAGGCTATACCCCACATTGCAGATCCTTCTTTTACCACATGAATATAATCTTTCCTCCTTTAGATAGACCAATGCAGTTGGGAGGACCATGTTCACACACAGTGACTCACGCTATGAATGTGAACTAATTTTGTCATtgttaagatcctgccttgctcatagTGCCATTTCAAAGGCATCCACAAAAAAGGTCTGCAGCTGACCACACATTTCAGTGAATGGTCTTTGCAAATGTTATTCTTTGCACGTTTGCTCTTTGCAAAttttcttattttagtttttttcaaagttTGATTGACCTC includes these proteins:
- the LOC138295966 gene encoding olfactory receptor 2D3-like, with protein sequence MATRNRSAATDFLLLGLSEDPNVQIVLFVLFFIIYLITIIGNAILITVCTCDARLHTPMYFFLVNLSFVDICYSSVTVPNMLVQLLLVGRKIDFSACATQMYTYILMAGTECVLLAVMAYDRYVAITFPLRYTVIMSRSVCITLGVCCWLCGSLTGLLDTFFTIRLPLCGASVINHYFCEATAFLKIVCVDTFIAEMVIFSVGIVVLLIPSLIILFTYIQIVSTIMGIRSAEGRCKAFSTCASHLIVVTMFYTTAIFLYMKPVSRDSGNQEKVFSLFYTVTPPMLNPMIYSLRNKDVKVALQKLLHRHIFH